The following are from one region of the Neurospora crassa OR74A linkage group III, whole genome shotgun sequence genome:
- a CDS encoding arginyl-tRNA synthetase, giving the protein MTACQALFSRGVLRAPHSLKSLRSSAAPNPPLLGPGRTTFVYSGRPHLLYLRNCPSSTKIASSHYHTTTTGIASSLSTTPGPGRAAARRTYSTTMTAVAAPIDQLVKQVDGLNLDAVKAKFPDTYPDLNLMDLYRAHLANVLSEVTGVDTAIIYPNLGWTSGLDKGDIALPVPSLRVKGKKPDELAQEWAAKFPDTDPLFTKPTVSQIHLSFFVKASPLVNAVIPMVQHKGAEYGFNKADGLKDPKDPSKGQKRIIVEFSSPNIAKPFHAGHLRSTIIGGFLSNLYAGAGWDVIRINYLGDWGKQYGLLALAYEKYGDEEALQKDPINHLFQLYVRINTEMTAEKEELTKRKEAGEDVSALEANSLDEQARRYFKKMTDRDADALAMWKRFRDLSIVRYKDTYARLNIHFDEYSGESQVSEEAMNKVGNLMEEKKICKEDKGAQLIDFSELVPGKEGKRLEKPLVRKRDGTALYLTRDISELLGRHEKYNFDKMIYVVASAQDLHLRQLFKIIELLGYKDIADKCQHINFGLVLGMSTRKGTVKFLDDILRDVADKMHEVMKKNENKYSQIEDPLATADVLGISSVMVQDMSGKRINNYTFNMETMTSFEGDTGPYLQYAHARLNSIRRKAGVSDEELATADLSLLTETSAINLCRHMAGWPDVVKNTLKTLEPTTVLTYLFKLTHALSSSYDQLQVVGSEPELMKARLALYTAVQTVLANGMRLIGLSPVDRM; this is encoded by the exons ATGACGGCTTGTCAAGCACTCTTTTCGCGCGGTGTTTTGCGTGCTCCCCATTCTCTCAAGTCTCTTCGGTCCTCAGCAGCCCCCAATCCCCCTCTTCTCGGCCCTGGAAGGACGACCTTTGTTTACTCGGGCCGCCCCCACTTGTTGTACCTCAGGAAttgcccctcctccaccaaaaTCGCTTCCTCTCAttaccacaccaccaccaccggcatcGCCAGCAGCCTTTCAACAACACCAGGTCCAGGTCGCGCAGCAGCACGCCGCACATACAGCACCACAATgaccgccgtcgccgctccCATTGACCAGTTGGTCAAGCAGGTCGATGGCCTCAACCTCGACGCCGTCAAGGCCAAGTTCCCCGACACCTACCCGGACTTGAACCTCATGGACCTCTACCGCGCCCACCTCGCCAACGTCCTGTCCGAGGTTACCGGCGTCGACACTGCCATCATCTACCCCAACCTCGGATGGACTTCGGGTCTCGACAAGGGCGACATTGCCCTGCCCGTCCCCTCGCTCAGGGTGAAGGGCAAGAAGCCAGACGAGCTCGCCCAGGAGTGGGCTgccaag TTCCCCGACACCGATCCTCTCTTCACCAAGCCCACCGTTAGCCAGATCCACCTCAGCTTCTTCGTCAAGGCTTCGCCCCTCGTCAACGCCGTTATTCCCATGGTCCAGCACAAGGGCGCCGAGTACGGTTTCAACAAGGCCGACGGTCTCAAGGACCCCAAGGACCCCAGCAAGGGCCAGAAGCGCATCATTGTCGAGTTCTCCTCCCCCAACATTGCCAAGCCTTTCCACGCCGGCCATCTCCGTTCCACCATCATCGGTGGTTTCCTCTCCAACCTCTACGCCGGCGCTGGCTGGGATGTCATCCGCATCAACTACCTTGGCGACTGGGGCAAGCAGTACGGTCTCTTGGCCCTTGCTTACGAGAAGTAtggcgacgaggaggcccTCCAGAAGGACCCCATCAACCACCTCTTCCAGCTCTACGTCCGCATCAACACCGAGATGAccgccgagaaggaggagctcaCCAAGCGCAAGGAGGCCGGCGAGGATGTCTCTGCTCTCGAGGCCAACAGCTTGGATGAGCAGGCTCGTCGCTACTTCAAGAAGATGACGGACCGCGACGCCGATGCCCTCGCCATGTGGAAGCGCTTCCGTGACCTCTCCATTGTTCGCTACAAGGACACGTATGCCCGCCTCAACATCCACTTCGACGAGTACTCGGGTGAATCTCAGGTCTCCGAGGAGGCCATGAACAAGGTCGGCAACCtcatggaggagaagaagatctgCAAGGAGGACAAGGGTGCCCAGCTCATCGACTTCTCCGAGCTCGTTCCCGGCAAGGAGGGCAAGCGTCTCGAGAAGCCTCTTGTCAGGAAGAGGGACGGCACTGCCCTCTACCTTACCCGTGATATCTCTGAGCTCCTCGGCCGCCACGAAAAGTACAACTTCGACAAGATGATCTATGTCGTTGCTTCTGCTCAGGACCTCCACTTGAGGCAGCTGTTCAAGATCATCGAGCTCCTCGGCTACAAGGACATTGCCGACAAGTGCCAGCACATCAACTTCGGTCTCGTCCTTGGCATGTCCACCCGCAAGGGTACCGTCAAGTTCCTTGACGACATTCTCCGTGACGTCGCCGACAAGATGCACGAGGTCATGAAGAAGAACGAGAACAAGTACTCCCAGATCGAGGACCCCTTGGCCACCGCCGATGTTCTCGGTATCTCGTCCGTCATGGTCCAGGACATGTCTGGAAAGAG AATCAACAACTACACCTTCAACATGGAGACTATGACCTCGTTCGAGGGTGACACCGGCCCGTACCTGCAGTACGCCCACGCTCGCCTCAATTCCATCAGGCGCAAGGCTGGCGTGTCCGACGAGGAGCTCGCCACTGCTGACCTGTCTCTCCTTACCGAGACCAGCGCCATCAACCTGTGCCGCCACATGGCCGGCTGGCCTGATGTGGTCAAGAACACGCTCAAGACTCTCGAGCCCACCACTGTCCTTACTTACCTGTTCAAGTTGACGCACGCGCTCAGCAGCAGCTACGACCAGCTCCAGGTCGTCGGTAGCGAGCCTGAGTTGATGAAGGCCCGTCTGGCCCTGTACACTGCTGTGCAGACTGTCCTGGCTAACGGCATGCGCCTCATTGGATTGAGCCCTGTCGACCG TATGTAA
- a CDS encoding cytochrome P450 2E1 — protein MPCAFAITLLTVLVVLLVVQRWLERKRLRGGSRPLPGPTNLPFIGRVHDIPEKGSWLKFHEWSKVYGPIYQTKMFGVTHVWISSEKIAHDLLSRRANIYSDRPQIPNLPDNRTSGDYLALLGRNDTWRRQRKLCNHLMHTSALASLHDYPTLERNRFLYLLSQSPENYIEYIEQFTSRTIARLSWGSAHPAQILRHTTFGLLETISPSGALPNVISFLRHLPLALSPWQKKEKARHDLEDKQFRSNIGFVKRMMDVGRAEPSFIRTYLEEQQGSINSTSTNKKCDEQKGKEAAADEAMHVVGLMAIAGALTIGSPIQSYILAMCHYPEWQARLQEEIDTELGGRCPMWEDREKLPLLRAVVKEVIRWRPPVPTGIPHAVEKDDVYNGYFIPAGATIHALEWAITRDEQTYPQAETFNPSRFLVPSYPTYREPLTIYPNLSGFSQFGFGRRTCQGVPIVEQDLFLTMGGMAWAFTISKKRDPVTGVEMPVHWNDYTPLLIAKPCRFPFDAVPRDEEKRKKMREMYEEAVEGEEMERCESREERERTEGWMVEGGVRQKEEEIPWQSGVGLQRQVEGDVGAGVGAGGGGASSEDRRGQDHAQGPQDTSQEEPDDASDSHSTTSSRLDSTASGSGSVIGTPSASWGSEPSLSLRGSSVESSDCDEHEHDELRVVTRTTPYKGEDGDDDGNEGMRMRSMGRMRGRRVRIKTMSNASSTIGMEALMTPMTPTTPEKEGLPFKEMGIMGIMGMGTMKLGIATRRVMEVEDMEDLERVAVDDEMEVPGAWRW, from the exons ATGCCGTGTGCTTTCGCAATAACCCTCCTGACCGTGTTGGTGGTCTTGTTGGTGGTACAGAGATGgttggagaggaagaggttacGTGGTGGCAGCCGGCCGTTGCCAGGGCCTACTA ATCTCCCCTTCATAGGTCGGGTCCACGATATACCAGAAAAGGGGTCGTGGCTGAAGTTTCATGAATGGAGCAAAGTCTACGGCCCCATCTACCAGACCAAGATGTTCGGCGTCACCCACGTCTGGATCTCCTCAGAAAAGATTGCTCACGACCTCCTGTCCCGACGAGCAAACATCTACTCTGATCGGCCACAGATTCCCAACTTGCCTGATAACCGGACAAGTGGTGACTACCTGGCTCTTCTTGGGCGAAATG ACACCTGGAGACGCCAACGCAAACTCTGCAACCACCTAATGCACACCTCCGCCCTCGCCTCCCTTCACGACTACCCCACGCTCGAGCGCAACCGCTTTCTGTACTTGCTCTCCCAATCCCCCGAGAACTACATCGAGTACATTGAGCAATTCACCTCGCGCACCATCGCCCGTTTATCATGGGGCAGCGCCCACCCGGCCCAAATCCTCCGGCACACCACCTTTGGGCTTCTCGAAACCATCTCCCCCTCTGGCGCCCTGCCCAACGtgatctccttcctccgccaccTTCCCCTCGCCCTCTCGCCTTggcagaagaaggaaaaggctcGCCATGACCTGGAAGATAAACAGTTCCGCTCCAACATTGGGTTCGTCAAACGGATGATGGACGTAGGCCGCGCCGAGCCTTCTTTTATTCGTACCTACTTGGAAGAACAACAGGGATCGATcaattctacctctaccaacaAGAAATGCGACGAGCAAAAAGGCAAGGAAGCAGCAGCGGATGAGGCAATGCATGTTGTTGGACTGATGGCGATTGCGGGTGCTTTGACGATCGGAAGCCCGATTCAGAGTTATATTTTGGCCATGTGCCATTATCCGGAGTGGCAGGCTAGGTTGCAGGAGGAGATTGATACGGAGTTGGGAGGAAGGTGTCCGATGTGGGAGGATCGGGAGAAGTTGCCGCTTTTGAGGGCGGTGGTGAAGGAGGTTATTAGGTGGAGGCCGCCGGTGCCTACTG GAATTCCCCATGCGGTTGAAAAGGATGATGTCTATAATGGGTATTTCATCCCCGCCGGAGCTACGATCCATGCTCTTGAGTG GGCCATCACCCGCGACGAACAGACCTATCCCCAAGCCGAAACCTTCAACCCCTCCCGCTTCCTCGTCCCTTCCTATCCCACCTACCGCGAACCCCTCACCATCTACCCTAACCTCTCGGGCTTCTCCCAATTCGGGTTCGGCCGTCGCACCTGCCAAGGCGTGCCCATCGTCGAGCAAGATCTCTTTTTGACCATGGGCGGCATGGCCTGGGCTTTCACCATCAGCAAGAAACGCGATCCGGTGACGGGTGTCGAGATGCCGGTGCACTGGAACGATTACACGCCGTTGCTGATTGCCAAGCCGTGTCGGTTCCCGTTTGATGCGGTCCCGAGAGACGAGGAGAAACGCAAGAAGATGAGGGAGATGTAtgaggaggcggtggagggggaggagatggagagatgTGAGAgtagagaggagagggagaggacggAGGGGTGGATGGTGGAAGGGGGGGTGAggcagaaggaagaggagattcCGTGGCAGAGTGGTGTTGGGTTGCAGCGGCAGGTGGAGGGGGATGTTGGAGCTGGGGTTGGGGCTGGGGGTGGAGGTGCTTCGAGTGAGGATCGTCGAGGTCAAGATCATGCCCAAGGCCCTCAAGACACTTCTCAAGAGGAACCTGACGACGCCTCCGACTCACATAGCACCACCTCCAGCCGTCTGGACTCAACtgccagcggcagcggcagcgtcATCGGAACGCCCAGTGCAAGCTGGGGCTCCGAACCCTCCCTCAGTCTCAGGGGAAGTAGTGTCGAGAGCTCCGATTGCGATGAGCATGAACATGATGAGCTTCGAGTTGTTACTCGTACTACTCCCTACaagggagaagatggcgaTGACGATGGCAATGAGGGCATGAGAATGCGGAGTATGGGAAGAatgagagggaggagagtaCGCATCAAGACAATGTCGAATGCGAGTTCAACTATAGGTATGGAGGCGTTGATGACGCCGATGACGCCGACGACGCCGGAAAAGGAGGGGTTGCCTTTTAAGGAGATGGGGATCATGGGGATCATGGGGATGGGTACCATGAAGCTGGGGATTGCGACGAGGCGGGTaatggaggtggaggatatGGAGGATTTGGAGAGGGTGGCGGtggatgatgagatggaggTGCCGGGGGCTTGGAGGTGGTAA
- a CDS encoding 6-hydroxy-D-nicotine oxidase, translating to MGQGHSALQTCINGIANGRSGFAAYPSQPLYQLAWVKPYNLDIKVHPEAVVRPKDSNDIAEVIKCATQHGYKVQAKSGGHSFGNYGLGGGQDGVITIDLVNFQQFSMDNKTWQATIGAGSHLGDVTDRLHDAGGRAMAYGVCPDVGIGGHATIGGLGPMSRMWGSALDHIVEVEVVTADGKIQRASETQNSDLFWGLRGAASNLGVITEFVVRTHPEPANVVQYSYTFIFGKSADVASTYSAWQDLISDPKLDRRFGTEFILNPTGAIITGTFYGTEAEYRASGIPDRLPGKTDMVGNNDWLTAFAHDAENEALYLSGLATPFYSKSLAFRREELINTTGIADIFKWTDSQDKGTPLWFIIFDATGGAIADVPMNATAYSHRDKVMFYQSYVVGLPLSKKSKGFLENFHGQITKWTGAFGTYAGYVDPELKDAPQQYWGSNYEELRRVKKVWDPKEVFWNPQSVRPAE from the exons ATGGGACAAGGTCACAGTGCACTCCAAACGTGCATCAATGGCATTGCCAACGGCCGCTCCGGCTTCGCAGCATATCCGAGTCAACCTCTTTACCAACTAGCATGGGTCAAACCGTACAATCTCGATATCAAGGTGCATCCCGAGGCCGTTGTGCGGCCCAAGGACTCCAACGACATTGCCGAGGTGATCAAGTGTGCGACACAGCACGGGTATAAGGTGCAGGCCAAGTCAGGAGGACATTCGTTCGG GAATTACG GCCTAGGGGGAGGTCAAGATGGAGTGATTACCATTGACCTTGTCAATTTCCAGCAGTTCTCCATGGACAACAAGACATGGCAAGCCACAATAGGTGCCGGCAGCCATCTGGGAGATGTCACGGATAGGTTACATGATGCGGGCGGCCGGGCCATGGCTTATGGCGTATGTCCGGACGTGGGTATTGGTGGACATGCTACCATT GGTGGTCTTGGCCCAATGTCGCGCATGTGGGGAAGCGCCTTGGATCACATCGTCGAGGTGGAAGTGGTTACTGCTGATGGCAAGATTCAGCGCGCGAGCGAGACTCAAAACTCTGACCTGTTCTGG ggacTTCGAGGCGCCGCCTCCAATCTCGGCGTCATCACCGAGTTCGTCGTCCGCACGCACCCCGAACCCGCCAACGTCGTCCAGTACAGCTACACCTTCATCTTTGGCAAATCCGCCGATGTCGCCTCGACCTACTCAGCCTGGCAGGACCTAATCTCCGATCCCAAACTCGACCGTCGCTTCGGCACCGAATTCATTCTCAACCCCACCggcgccatcatcaccggcaCCTTCTACGGCACCGAAGCCGAGTACCGCGCCAGCGGTATTCCCGACCGCCTCCCCGGCAAGACGGATATGGTAGGAAACAACGACTGGCTCACGGCTTTTGCCCACGACGCCGAGAACGAAGCCCTGTACCTATCCGGCCTCGCCACGCCGTTCTACTCCAAGTCCCTTGCTTTCCGCCGTGAAGAGCTGATCAACACCACCGGCATCGCCGACATCTTCAAATGGACCGACTCCCAAGATAAGGGCACCCCGCTGTGGTTCATCATCTTTGACGCTACCGGTGGCGCCATTGCTGACGTGCCTATGAACGCCACGGCTTATTCGCATCGAGACAAGGTTATGTTCTATCAAAGCTATGTCGTCGGGTTGCCGCTTAGTAAGAAGTCGAAGGGGTTCCTGGAGAATTTCCATGGCCAGATCACCAAGTGGACGGGCGCGTTTGGGACGTATGCGGGGTATGTCGATCCGGAGTTGAAGGATGCGCCGCAGCAATACTGGGGGAGTAATTATGAGGAGTTGAGGAGGGTGAAGAAGGTGTGGGATCCTAAGGAGGTGTTTTGGAATCCGCAGAGTGTTAGGCCTGCTGAGTGA